The following are encoded together in the Cheilinus undulatus linkage group 3, ASM1832078v1, whole genome shotgun sequence genome:
- the tpgs2 gene encoding tubulin polyglutamylase complex subunit 2 isoform X2: MPGVVDVRFVEREPAEKRSLLSWEQKNTCILPEDLRDFYLTTDGFTLTWGVKLDNECVSLGCMMINSVARLCPLLQPVSLFSLPNAPSLADLDWEENNTENGKRHVPAAPHFDSRSRIYELDPCGGNGKVCLVYKNCTAGVVAQQSEIWFLDRSLCWHFLTATFTSYYRLMITHLGLPEWQYAFTPYGPSPQAKQWASLYQPLTFSSELSLADPTSDSYLNKLDPTKAFRGKAKVPVPKKKQSTQCSLGSTAKSQGSTGRHIGVKRLINYGRTSSTTYSGPLHIEMEP, encoded by the exons AAAAACACCTGTATTTTACCAGAGGACCTGCGAGATTTTTATCTGACAACTGATGGATTCACACTAACATGGGGTGTTAAACTAGATA ATGAGTGTGTTTCTTTAGGATGCATGATGATCAATAGTGTGGCAAGGCTTTGCCCACTGCTGCAGCCAGTATCATTATTCTCTCTACCTAATGCCCCATCACTGGCTGACCTGGACTGGGAGGAGAACAACACAGAAAATG GGAAGAGGCATGTTCCTGCTGCACCCCATTTTGATTCCCGGAGCCGCATCTATGAGCTGGATCCCTGTGGTGGGAACGGCAAAGTGTGCCTAGTCTACAAAAACTGCACCGCAg GTGTTGTGGCTCAGCAGAGTGAAATCTGGTTCCTCGATCGCTCACTGTGCTGGCATTTTCTGACAGCAACCTTCACCTCCTACTACCGTCTGATGATCACCCACCTGGGTCTGCCTGAGTGGCAGTATGCCTTCACCCCTTATGGCCCCAGCCCTCAAGCCAAG CAGTGGGCATCTTTGTACCAGCCCCTGACTTTCAGCAGTGAGCTCAGCCTGGCCGATCCTACCAGTGATTCCTATCTCAACAAGCTGGATCCAACAAAAGCCTTCAGAGGCAAAGCAAAGGTGCCAGTCCCTAAGAAGAAGCAGTCAACACAGTGCAGCTTAGGGAGCACTGCCAAGAGCCAGGGCAGCACAGGAAGACACATAGGTGTAAAACG CTTGATCAACTATGGGAGGACATCATCAACAACTTATTCTGGACCACTACACATCGAAATGGAACCATAA